In one window of bacterium DNA:
- a CDS encoding class I SAM-dependent methyltransferase has translation MRNEGLLGGSFRDPAGYVFEREGVVFRALRAEGDADYRLLQESGLYDELTGKGLLPAHEEIIGLSALPSDIVRVLRPEQLPFFSYPYEWSFTQLRDAALLTLRVQRMALKHGLTLKDASAFNVSFRGTQPLFADILSFTRYEEGAPWQAYLQFCEQFFVPLLLSRRAGRSVSSLLRAHIDGIPLTLAARMLRGLRRFSPAELLHVHLHARSIRKNMQKVHNSGRPTHQSRQQTLALLDSLERTIQKMTAPAPESHWSGYYADTVYDEAETTAKENFIRDSVRKLAPAMVWDLGSNTGRYARIAAEEGATVIAMDADDAVVDAMYREWKKEKREHCTPLVMNLANPSPALGWAHEERLSLEQRGPADLVLYLGLIHHLRYTHMIPLEQQAAYLARIARNVILEWIPPDDPNVKLLARGSRSGFAYSRELLMISLAEYFDVSYTEMLESSGRELMVCMRKGAI, from the coding sequence GTGAGGAATGAGGGACTGCTGGGTGGGTCGTTTCGTGATCCTGCCGGGTATGTATTTGAACGCGAAGGAGTAGTCTTCCGGGCGTTGCGCGCGGAAGGGGATGCGGACTATCGTCTGCTGCAGGAGTCGGGGCTGTATGATGAGCTGACGGGGAAGGGACTGCTGCCCGCGCATGAGGAGATTATCGGACTCTCCGCACTTCCATCAGATATCGTTCGCGTGCTGCGGCCGGAGCAGCTGCCTTTCTTCTCCTATCCGTATGAATGGAGCTTTACGCAGCTCAGGGATGCCGCGCTGCTGACGCTTCGTGTGCAGCGTATGGCACTGAAGCATGGACTCACACTGAAAGATGCCTCCGCGTTTAATGTGAGCTTCCGCGGTACGCAGCCGCTGTTTGCGGATATCCTCTCCTTCACCCGCTATGAAGAAGGAGCCCCCTGGCAGGCGTATCTGCAGTTTTGTGAGCAGTTTTTCGTCCCGCTTCTGCTGTCCCGCAGGGCGGGACGCTCTGTATCCAGCCTCCTGCGTGCCCATATCGATGGCATTCCGCTCACGCTGGCCGCACGCATGCTGCGTGGGTTGCGGCGATTCAGTCCCGCTGAACTGCTGCACGTGCACCTCCACGCCCGCAGCATCCGGAAAAATATGCAGAAAGTGCATAATTCCGGGCGTCCCACCCATCAGAGCAGGCAGCAGACACTCGCATTGCTCGACAGCCTCGAACGCACCATTCAAAAAATGACGGCGCCGGCGCCCGAAAGTCACTGGTCCGGCTACTATGCCGACACCGTCTACGACGAAGCCGAAACCACCGCGAAAGAGAATTTCATTCGCGACAGCGTTCGAAAGCTCGCGCCGGCCATGGTATGGGATCTCGGCAGCAATACCGGACGATATGCCCGTATCGCCGCGGAGGAAGGAGCGACGGTCATCGCCATGGATGCGGATGATGCCGTGGTTGATGCCATGTACAGGGAGTGGAAGAAAGAGAAGCGCGAACACTGCACGCCACTGGTGATGAACCTGGCCAATCCCTCCCCCGCCCTCGGCTGGGCACATGAGGAGCGCCTTTCACTCGAACAGCGCGGTCCCGCCGACCTCGTGCTGTATCTCGGACTCATCCACCACCTCCGCTACACGCACATGATCCCGCTCGAGCAGCAGGCCGCCTACCTCGCCCGCATCGCCCGCAATGTAATCCTCGAGTGGATTCCCCCCGACGATCCCAACGTCAAACTCCTCGCCCGCGGCAGCCGGAGTGGATTCGCCTATTCCCGGGAACTACTCATGATCTCGCTGGCAGAGTACTTTGACGTTTCATACACAGAGATGTTGGAGAGCAGTGGGCGGGAATTGATGGTATGTATGCGGAAGGGCGCGATATGA
- a CDS encoding acyltransferase, whose product MIRKVLLRLGQLLAYNIPGAKSLRVRIHRLRGVSIGDDVFIGQHVHLDSAAPHRIHIGKNTQLSMNVVVVAHFRELGQNVNKEYSVYIDDDVFIGINVVILPDVKIGKGSVIATGSVVSTSIPEYTFAAGNPAVPKARVGKPLLAETSYADFIRNLKPII is encoded by the coding sequence ATGATACGGAAGGTGTTACTGAGACTGGGTCAGCTGCTTGCATACAATATACCAGGTGCAAAATCACTTCGAGTCCGCATTCACAGACTACGCGGTGTTAGCATTGGAGATGATGTCTTTATAGGGCAGCATGTGCATCTCGATAGTGCTGCGCCGCATCGGATACATATTGGCAAAAATACTCAGTTGAGTATGAACGTAGTCGTTGTGGCTCATTTTCGTGAACTTGGCCAGAATGTCAACAAGGAGTATTCGGTCTATATAGACGATGATGTGTTCATTGGCATTAATGTTGTGATACTTCCGGATGTCAAAATTGGCAAAGGTTCGGTGATTGCTACTGGGAGTGTGGTGTCTACTTCAATTCCGGAATACACATTCGCAGCCGGCAATCCAGCTGTCCCAAAGGCCCGAGTAGGAAAACCACTGCTTGCTGAAACATCTTACGCAGATTTCATTCGCAATCTTAAACCAATCATCTAG